The genomic region ACATCTATTGATGTTGTTATTGATGTTGGGATTGACGTGTTGGTGAGCCGCAGGATGTGGGCAGCTTGACAAAGGAGACTGGGTCCTTTAACGGCACCAGCTTAGCTTCACGGCAGGTGTGTCCCAGTAATGAGGTGGGAACGTGTAGGTTACGCCTGGCTGCAAATAAAGGAAGCTTCCTTACTCTCCTCCGAtcctcagcagcctccagcttcttctggaTGTCATCCAGGGAAAGGTCCCTCTTGGGGGGGCTTGTGATGCAATGGGCCGCATCAGTCACGGGGGAGGTGGGCTTCAGGATGACCTCGAAGGCCTGGCCTGAGGCGCGCTTGTTGATGGGCTTGATGTCCATGTCTGCGCGAGACAAGACGCGTCGTTTCATCCCGCTCTTTTGGACgagaataaatgaaaagaaaaaaacctctcGTGTCTGGTAGAAACGTACCTTCGAAGTCCCCCAAGATGTTTTTGCGGCTCTCGGGGTAGAGGCAGGAGCAGATGAGCGACAGAACTGagatctccttcatcttctccttgtAAGCTGTGGGAGTAGACGGCGTTACACGGCGTCCAGAACAGTCGGAGCGCCACCGAAATCCACCAACATCATTAACCCAGTAACACAGAAAAAGATGAAGCACCAGTAACCCACTTCCAGCTGCAGGGGGAGGGTCTTCATTTAAATATCCAGACGTTTCCAGTAATAATTATTCAAGACGACCTCATCAAAAGacgcctggtgctgctctgggTTTTGTGGGCATTTTAGCTTCTTTGTTTTCAACAAACCACCAGGGAACGGGCCTGGATGTGTCCTCACTTGGCCTCATTTCCCCCAGCAGCATGCTGCCACTCCCCTCCAGGGTTCTCCACACATCATTAGGTATGCACTTCCTTCTTGCTGTATTATTTATTAACATCCCCGGACCAACGCCCCTCCGCCTCCCAACCCGTCTCCTCAAAGAACCGGCACAACGAGGCCGTTAGAACCCCTCTCAAAGCGTCTGAGGATCTGccaggatgtgctgcagatACCAGGATAGACGTCGGGCTCCTCGGCTCATTTATCATCCAGAAGGTTCAAACACACGAGGAACAACCTGCCCTTTGGaccctgaaggaggaggagaacgagcAACCTCGCCTAACCTTGATATCATTTATAGCGCTGCGAttttggcagctgctgctgctgcgtccctGTCGGAGGGGCTGGAGAACAGAGAACTGCGACACGTCTCATGCAGCTCCGCCCGGGCTCGAGCTGCAGAGCACGGATCAGCGCCCGCATTGTCATAATATGGTCAACTAGGGCCGTGGACTGTGGCGCGTCGACGCACGATACACAGCAGGATACAGTAGGAAAGCCAGAAATTAGATTTATGGGGATGAGCTCCTttacggcggcggcgggggggttggggggggggggggtgcggagTATTAACCAAATCCTCTTCCCCTCTCATATTCTCTGCTCACCCTCTTCTGGCTTTCTCCCTTTCTTGCCTGCAGACGAGGAGACGCTGCGCTAATGTGATCAACTCTCAGATGGAGCTCTCGCTACTCTCTGGTGGGCTTGTTAAACCCTTCCCTCAGGAGGAAGTCAGAGAGCTgggggatgggatgggatggggggggggggcacaattaaaaaaagcagATAATGTGCTACTACCTTTTTGATGTAAACTGACAGGCAAAAGGATTACAAATGGGCAAAGGGGGCAACTCTCCATCCACCGGCCCCAGGAAGCAGCCGCCTCAGGTGGAGGCCGGCGCTTTAATATGTAATTAGCGGACCGTACCACCTTTTCTGACAGGGGGGGATCAGCGAGTTTGAGGCGCTGTCACAGCCTCATTAGGGTTGTGTTCACGTCAGGACCCCCAGCAGCCATTTCCTCCCACACGCTTCTCCGCGTCACAGCTGAAGACTCCTAACGTTAACACTCCGGCGGAGCAGGTAATTTGGGCTCAAGTGCTCGTGGAGCAAAAATCCTTTTAAATTAAGgctgttctgtttctgtttctatCAGAATAATCCTAATTGTTGATTCTCCTCCTTATCCTGGGAGATAAGAAGAGCTCCTGAAATGGGAAAGCTCTCGAACTCAGAGGCCCCAGATCATTATTTCACATCCCTGATTAAAAATatatgagattttttttttttataatgtcAAAAGAAATCGCAGGTGTATTTCtctagagaagggggggggggggtcagagatTAGATGCGGAGAAATGACAGATGATCCAGATTGGGGGAGGGCGTGGAGACACCGGCTGCCTTTTACACAAACTGGGTCAGTCCTTTGAAGGCGGAAGCGTTTcagaagagccccccccccaccacccaccccacccagcATGTCCACACCAGTACAGCAAGCTGGTCtgccctgaccccccccccaccaccaccaccacatcctGCTCCATCCGTCCACTGAAGAACACAGATCATCAATATCTGCTGTGCCACCTCcgccagagcccccccccccccccccccccgatgcacACTTTTTGGGCTAATGTATTCTCCTTCTCAATCCCGTTTTCTCATTCTTCCCAACAGTCTCCTGGGAGATTTCATGCTAACTTCCGTCTGGGGCCCATTTCCAAGGTATCGCTCCCTCGACCAGCCTGGAACCTTCTGAACCACAGCGACAAACTGCCCACAGAGTTCTGCCCCTCCGGAGCACCGGAGCAGACAAATGGACCGCGGAGGTTCTCCTCAACCACACCCTGGGATCAGAGCAGGGCCGCAACGCAAATCAATCAGCTGATCAATGCGTTCCTCGGCCAGAAAAGTGTAAAGACGCAGCGATCGCCCAGTTTATCAGCGCACAACAGCTGTCAAATGTAGATTATTTTGGATATGGCATCAAAACAACAGCGTGAGGAACAATTGTTAGTGGTTTTATTAGAATAGGGCAGATTTAAACTAAGAAGCGTTTGGCGTGTCGTCACCCCGGAGCACTGGGGCCGTCTGACGCTGCCATGGGAGTGTCCTGCACCGACGGATGACACACGATCAGGGGTGGATTAGGGGGCCGATCCCAGCTCGATGCGGGCGAAAATCACAGGCGTCACACGACGGGCCGCAGACCTGAGCAGGACGGCGTGCGTGAGGAGGATGAGCACACAAGGGGGGCTTCTAATTTCAGCACCGCTCCGCCTAAAAAGCACAACCGAGCGACGGCGCTCCCGAAATATCAACAGAAGACATGAACCCAGCGACCTGTTTGCAccagactgccccccccccatccccatccccatccccatccccatccccatccccatccccatccccatcccccgCCCTCTACCTGAAAAAGAAACGAGgctaaagaggaggaggaggggagagaggagattAAATATAAGAGCCAGGGTGTAGGCGCTGGTGTCCCTGAGCACAGGCAGCGCCGACCCCCCGGCCGCTGTCTGTCTGGACgcccctccatccatcaagtGACGAGTCAAGCAGCAAATGGCGGAACGCCTCGTTTATGGGCTGTATATACACACCTTGAATCAGCACACTTATGGCGGGTGACAGGAAGACAAGGCCTCCAAACGCTGGCACGTGATAAATGCAGCCAGGGAACAGGAGCGGATCAGAACCGCCTTCTTTTAACAGGACTGGAGGCTGATCTTCATAAAGGCAATCTTTAAAaggacgctctctctctccctctctccctctctctctgtgtttctgtgtctctcGTCCACACCAAAACCCGGTCCAGCAGCCTCTAGATTATTCAGCATCGTTAATTAAcccggttttcctggagagGTTGTGGCGGCGGACGCTGACGCGCCAGGCCGGCTGAAGGGACCGGGCGTGATGGAGATGTTGGGTGGGGTCGCTGGCGCTGCATTATGCCGCACGGCTCTGAGTCAGGCGGTGCGCGACCAGGTGCGTCAGCTAAAATCTGCAGTCTGGGCCGGGTGAAAATGCCCTCGGGTCCACACGCAGCCTTTTGGCTTTAATCATTTTGCTCCATCATACATCCATCGACATGCGTCACTGGTGCGATACGCCGaacctccaacccccccccccccccaccaccaccacctcccacCTCCCCCGCTGATCGGTGCCAAAGGTATCAGAGAATAGCTCCAGAAAAGTCCAATCTAGGCAGGGGAGGCCGAAAAGCTAATGGCATTTGATCTCAATAGGTAATTGAATAGACTTGTAGAGGAGTTTGGCCGCTCCCTGTCACCAGCCCTCTGCATCCTTTTGTTTCAGGGGTGTCGCCACAGCTTTTCTCTACTCTCCAAGATGCCACATGGCTTTACCTAAAAACAAGGGTTCGGGCTGGCAAACTCACCGACTGCAGTCTTGGCCATGGCTGTTGGGTGGTGCCCGGGAGTGATGACTGGAGGAGAGTGCGTCGGTCGGCTGCTGGATGCTGAGGCTCTGGGTAGCGACTGCTGCTAAGGCACTGAGTCAGCAGGGAAGGAGGCTGCCGGCGCGTTACGATGTCTGAGCCGCGTCAAGTGTCGGAAATAAGAGCAACGCCACCGGAAATCGAGAGCTCGGGCCTTCACAATAAAATTACGGGGCTTTTCCGATCGCTTAATGTACTCGGTTCACCTGATGGAACGCCTTATAGTTTAGAATATGCGACTTCAGTTTAACCATATCTTATTTGTAATGTGCTTTTAATCCTGAACTGGTCAAAAGTTTAGTGCACAAAGTGTAACAAGTAACATATGAAATAAATTCAGATTTATGAATCAACATTCTAAGTGTATGGACTAATTAGGCTGGTATTTTGGCTTTGTGGTGCACATCTCAACCTCCTTCTCAGAATTGTATTATTTGGTACCAAAAGCTGTGTTACAGGGCGTAAAAGTCAATTTACCGTAAGacattattttgaaaagaaTTAGGATGTTCTGGAGGATGTTCTGCTTTGACTCGCTCTTGACTCTGGGCCGCAAACGAGAGTTTGGGAATATTGGctacctcacacacaccctctgctcGCCTTTTCAAGGTCCGACAATTGCTCTTAGAAATCAGATTAGCAGCGCTCCCTCTTTGTTCCTCTCCAGGACAGGAATCATGAAAATAGGAGAGACTTCACTATTATTTCTACAATTACTGTAATTCTATTATTTATAGCCCAATCCCTAACAATGAAGCCTCTAGAATGCAGTAAATTCCTAAGGCATAcatatcattatcattattatcatcatcatcattattattattattattattattattattattaatgttgcCCAATAAAGGGGTGGGTGGACTCATTCCATCATGAACCGCTAGGTGGCAGCAACGTACCAAGCCTGGTTTATGTGTACAGTACCTACATCTGGCCTCATATTGTTGTTTAAGACTCTCCTCCGGTAATAAACATGTTCATTAATTACTTTCCATTCCGATGtaccataaaaataaaaataaaaacaatactgGCAGCCACCAAAGCCACACCAAGTCAAACACGACTGATAACAGGCACGATAGTTCACCGCGGttttaaagacaaatgtgaTGGTATTTATCGGGTGATTTTGGCAGTGTCGAGTCTGTTGATGTAGTTTTCTGATTTTCGAAATATCCCGAAAATGATTCCAACGCTATTTATGTTCAAATATTCAGGAATGATATGAATGTGTAGAGTTCAAAGGGTTGTTGCGACAGAATTACGTAGTCGTAAAGCCACGCATTTATGGAACCTATTCCTTTCCTAGACAATGTTTTCCAAGCAAATAGTGTCATAAAAGTGATGTAAGAGAGTATTAAAGAGAATGACCTATTTAAATctggaaaagaaggagaagaatgcTTAAAGGTAAACATGTCTGCACATGCCGCATCACCCCTTCATAATCACAGATCAATGCGCCGAGGGCGGTTTGCTCCCAGCTCCCATTAACCTGGGAGTCTTTATGGATTTCTGTGTCTTTAGTACACCGAtaaaaggggcgctggatgccGGTGTTCCACCAGGAGCAGCCGGGATGCAGGAATATCTTCTTCCTCCCGTCGGTCCGTCACAGGGCGGAGTCAGACATCCCGCGGCAGCCGTTGATCCAAGGAAGTAGCAGCGTACTGACTTAGCCGAAGTTCCGACCTCAGGTTTGGTCTttctctcctcacctgtggaGAAGAAACAGGCCTGGCTTCCGGACTAAGGTGATTACATCTACATTTCTAACTGTACGCAGAGGAATCGGCTTGAACGCTGTCGCTGGGCTGTTTTTGAAGCCTTTCCAGTCATGTCCATCGCTGCCCTAGTTTATCAGCACGTGCCTCGGGACCAGCGCATCTGGGATATTGCGTCACACGTCACCTCGGTTAGCGTCGCTGCTGTAACTGTCATCTTTAGCCTGCAGAATCGGCATTAATGTCACGTTTCACATGTGTTGGCTGCTGGTTACATGCTCGCAATATGTCGGGCGCGTGTTCAGGACGGTGTTGATACACGTCAACGTCATTTGCGCGTTTTTGCAGACTGTAAATGTGATGTTGGTGGAAGACTGTTTAATTTTGGAGTTCTTCGTGTGTAACTCTGAAAGCGGATCCAGGAGAACCGAGTCAAAACCTTCATTTCTAGCAACTTCGTGAGGGCATATTGACTTTACCCATCAGTGCTGAGCACGAGCGTCCGATAATTAAACTGACATTTATGTAAAGTTAAGTGTTTTAGCACACAGAGTGAAGCCGAGTGGAGGGGGATGTAGCAGCCATGTTGGGTTAAACTGTAACATGATGCCCGTAAAGTCTTACTGGTCACGGGATTTTCCCCGTTCAAACAAGAGCCGATTCAGAAAATTAGGTAGAGGACACATAGTTGCGTCTGTGCAACGAGCCTTATTTGACCATCATTCCAAAAGCTGCTGGAATCAATGTTGCCTTTATGATGCTGTGGTAACTGTAACCAGGAAGACCAGCGATATCAACTGTTGCTATGATCCAGGTCGCAGAGCCACTTTCTGCATCCCTCTGAGTTATAGCTCTCACAAGTTCACCGTGTTTGGACAAAGATCATCAATATCTGGTGCCGCTGTGTCCATCAGAACCCAGCCGCCACGTCCACTGTAGCCGGGTGGACAAAGTGGGCCCAGGTGTGACACAACCTggcccctcacccccccccataGGCACGTTTCCATTGCAGGAAACCCCCGTAAAGAGTCATTTACAGAGACTTTTACGGGACCCTGCTCCACGGTAGGTTGGTTTGCCCCGAAAAACTCGTGGGTGAGGCTGAGGTTTGCTAAAGCTGGGGCACTATGAGGAGGAACCCAGCTGGATCATTATCCTAGCGGACAACTCTTCTCTTCCAGGGTCCACACTAATCTCTCCTAATTTGCCTTCTGAATTCCAAATTGCCTTTGTTGTCCTCTCTCCCCATGAACTGCATGTTCCCAGTCCATAATgtggttgtttctttttttgtgtgaggAGTGAAGCTGTGAGGGTTTATTACAGTGTTTCTTTCAGGTTTCCTCACATTCCATCGGATGGGTTCTGTTATCTCCTGGCTGTAGGGCGAAGTAACCATATCTGTGGGTGGCggctgcttcttttctctcctctactTCTTGTGTCCTTGTCCCTGTTTTTGACTCGCTGTCTTCCCTTATTTAAGGCCCGTTTGGGCTAATGTGTGCGTCTTGTCTGcgtttctcctgcttctcctcctcatctgtgaTGATGGCGAGTGTTCTGAAGCCTAAAGAAggcgtcggtgtgtgtgtgcttccttTATTTGACCACCTTTGACCTTCCCCAGCACCCTGATCCAGAGGGTGCCCTGATATTCATCGTGGCCGACGGAGCAAATCCCCTTTTTTCTGTCTAGAAATAGGTGGATTTGGCAACGCCTGTGCTTGACGACGTATCCGGCCGGTTAATTAGTGGCCAAATCCACTTCCTTCCATTTCTGTAACGCTGTGACATGGATTTGGCATGGAGGCCCCATCCTCCTCAGAGATGGGGGAATCTGTCGGTTTTGCCGaggcttttcttctctttgccgTCCCTAATGTTTCGGCGAGAGACTCTTTTAAGGACTCCCTGTATTTGCCTGATATGTGGAAGTTTTGTGGGCGACATGatgcattttctttatttttgcagatcatCTGTGTGGAGGTCCGACCAGCAGATGTCTTAAGGCTTCGGCTGTGAGTGGGACTGACTCTCCCACCGTCTCGTCCACGCCCGCTCCTCCCCCTCGTCATCTGTTCGCCGCCTTTGGTTTTCCTTCTTCGCCACTCTCATCGTCATTACCCTCTTGAGTCGGGGCTTGGCACCACATCTGCCTCAGGATGGTGGCTGAGGCGGCGCCGGCGCCTCAGGGCAGCAGCGTGCAGCTGAAGCAGGAGATTTCCCTCCTTCACGGGGTCTGTCTCATTGTCGGAAACATGATTGGTTCCGGCATTTTTGTGTCGCCTAAGGTAAGAGCCCGTCTTTTTGATTCGGTTGCTTTGCCGTGACTTTTAAATATGCTAATTCGCTACTTGAACTTATCTTCTAGGGGGTTCTTCTGCACACTGGCTCGTTTGGTATGTCGCTCATCGTGTGGGCCATCGGGGGAATATTTTCTGTGTTTGGAGCTTTATGCTATGCAGAACTGGGCACCACTATCCGTAAATCCGGGGCCT from Takifugu rubripes chromosome 12, fTakRub1.2, whole genome shotgun sequence harbors:
- the LOC115246490 gene encoding stathmin-2-like, whose protein sequence is MAKTAVAYKEKMKEISVLSLICSCLYPESRKNILGDFEDMDIKPINKRASGQAFEVILKPTSPVTDAAHCITSPPKRDLSLDDIQKKLEAAEDRRRSQEAQVLQALAEKREHERDVLLRAMEENSNFSRMAEEKLQMKMEQIEENRMAYLAAMMERLQEREKRAQEVRRNKELREALTA